The following proteins are encoded in a genomic region of Lachnospiraceae bacterium KM106-2:
- a CDS encoding foldase protein PrsA precursor, producing the protein MNNSKKSIRKDNKKVITDLNQSSKMATSLKLWIAAGVVAFIVVVVAICYDAFHQDALVTVDGTDYKLNDIEVMYNVYNQESQTEYMNQMYAQLYSQMGQAGYDYWAEDGVVDQVRSSIINNMEQTEVLYLESQKKKANIKLTSAEKKTITTTANDLMSKLSSKRLRKTKFTKTKLVDYLTKQKIADKYKEQLISSYGITEDTAKANVDESKYDERKVQLIQVATKTTDSTGASKAVSASKLATYKEQMNQYLAKAQAGTDMSKILGKDEKTYTYSETTFLVGQDKIDSKVEKAALKLKNKEIAGSVIEGTDALYIVKMVDTACKDSYNSAVSSEVKTEQNAKLQAAVKKMKTSYKVKEHTKAINALKIGEISLKKGESLTEYASDSDSKSSSSSKATSTPKASSK; encoded by the coding sequence GTGAATAATTCAAAGAAAAGTATTCGTAAAGACAATAAGAAAGTAATTACGGATCTCAATCAATCAAGCAAAATGGCAACAAGTTTAAAATTATGGATCGCAGCAGGTGTCGTAGCATTTATTGTCGTAGTTGTAGCAATCTGTTATGATGCATTCCACCAGGATGCACTTGTTACTGTAGATGGTACTGATTACAAGTTAAATGATATCGAAGTAATGTATAATGTATACAACCAAGAATCTCAAACAGAATATATGAATCAGATGTATGCACAGCTTTACTCACAAATGGGACAAGCTGGATATGATTACTGGGCAGAAGACGGTGTTGTAGATCAAGTAAGATCTTCTATCATTAATAATATGGAACAAACAGAAGTGCTTTACTTAGAATCGCAAAAGAAAAAAGCGAATATCAAGCTTACTTCTGCAGAAAAGAAAACAATTACAACAACAGCAAACGATTTAATGTCTAAATTATCAAGCAAACGTTTAAGAAAAACAAAGTTTACAAAAACAAAATTAGTTGATTACTTAACAAAACAAAAGATCGCTGATAAATACAAAGAACAGCTAATTAGTTCTTATGGTATTACAGAAGATACAGCAAAAGCGAATGTTGATGAATCGAAATATGATGAAAGAAAAGTTCAATTAATCCAAGTTGCGACTAAGACAACGGATAGCACTGGAGCAAGCAAAGCAGTTTCTGCTTCTAAATTAGCGACTTACAAAGAACAAATGAATCAATATCTTGCTAAAGCACAAGCTGGTACTGATATGAGTAAGATCTTAGGAAAAGATGAAAAGACTTACACATATTCAGAAACAACTTTCTTAGTGGGACAAGATAAGATTGATTCTAAAGTTGAAAAAGCTGCCTTAAAATTAAAGAATAAAGAAATTGCTGGTTCTGTAATTGAAGGAACAGATGCATTATACATTGTAAAGATGGTAGATACAGCATGTAAAGATTCTTATAACTCAGCAGTTTCATCTGAAGTTAAGACAGAACAAAATGCAAAATTACAAGCAGCTGTTAAAAAGATGAAGACTTCTTATAAAGTAAAAGAGCATACAAAAGCAATCAATGCATTAAAGATTGGTGAGATTTCATTGAAGAAAGGTGAATCTTTGACAGAATATGCTTCTGATTCAGATTCTAAATCTTCTTCTAGTAGCAAAGCAACAAGCACACCAAAAGCAAGCAGTAAATAA